From the Thiohalobacter sp. genome, one window contains:
- a CDS encoding M48 metallopeptidase family protein: protein MKANGTGRREKGARPRAVSAKSSLYPAQELKRRTIAWAVKLRVNPKVVRVQEMRRKWGSCSSAGTITLSADLVEQDERFQDYVIVHELLHLRYSSHGRVFKALMSAHVPGWRELEMIRY, encoded by the coding sequence ATGAAGGCCAATGGGACGGGGCGGCGTGAGAAGGGGGCGAGACCTCGAGCGGTATCTGCAAAGAGCTCGCTCTATCCGGCTCAGGAGCTCAAACGTCGCACCATCGCGTGGGCGGTCAAGCTGCGTGTCAATCCAAAGGTGGTTCGGGTTCAGGAAATGCGTCGCAAATGGGGTTCATGCTCATCAGCGGGTACAATTACCTTGTCAGCGGACCTTGTTGAACAGGATGAGCGTTTCCAGGATTACGTCATCGTTCATGAACTATTGCATCTCCGCTATTCAAGCCATGGGCGGGTTTTCAAGGCACTGATGAGTGCACATGTGCCGGGGTGGCGTGAGCTTGAAATGATACGATATTGA
- the smpB gene encoding SsrA-binding protein SmpB yields the protein MAKKKKQGKAGGGSTIALNKKARHEYGIEERFEAGIALEGWEVKSLRAGKVQITDAYVLLKDGEAFLFGAHITPLPTASTHIHPDPTRTRKLLLHREELNKLIGAVERKGYALIPLALYWKRGRVKVEIGLAKGKKAHDKRASLKERDWQREKQRIMKSGGR from the coding sequence ATGGCGAAAAAGAAGAAGCAAGGCAAGGCAGGCGGCGGCAGCACCATCGCGCTCAACAAGAAGGCCCGCCACGAGTACGGCATCGAGGAACGCTTCGAGGCCGGGATCGCGCTGGAGGGCTGGGAGGTCAAGAGCCTGCGCGCCGGCAAGGTGCAGATCACCGATGCCTATGTGCTGCTCAAGGACGGCGAGGCCTTCCTGTTCGGCGCCCACATCACACCCCTGCCCACTGCCTCCACCCACATCCACCCCGATCCCACCCGGACCCGCAAGCTGCTGCTCCACCGCGAAGAACTCAACAAGCTGATCGGCGCTGTGGAGCGCAAGGGCTACGCCCTGATCCCGCTGGCCCTGTACTGGAAGCGGGGCCGGGTCAAGGTCGAGATCGGCCTGGCCAAGGGCAAGAAGGCCCACGACAAGCGCGCCAGCCTCAAGGAACGGGACTGGCAGCGGGAGAAGCAGCGGATCATGAAATCCGGCGGCCGCTGA
- a CDS encoding sodium-dependent transporter, with amino-acid sequence MARRTSVHGEWSSKMAFILAATGSAVGLGNIWRFPYVTGESGGGAFVIIYLICVAAVGLPIMIAEIMLGRRGRQSPLNTMRTLATEEGATPAWQYVGWLGMAAGFLILSFYSVVAGWTLAYTVRTAAGIFDGQTADGVQAIFTSFIGDPERLLGWHTIFMVMTIIVVSRGVKSGLEQAVRFLMPALFVLLVAMVGYAMNTGQFEQAIDYLFKPDFSKVTWEVVLKAMGQAFFSLSLGMGAIMIYGSYLSHTASIVKTATIIAGMDTLVAVLAGLAIFPLVFQYGLAPSGGPGLIFMTLPIAFGQMPGGAFVGAAFFLLLVFAAWTSAISLMEPVVTWLVENRGMNRVKASAWAGLFAWLLGVVSLLSLNVWSGEQFQLFGMPFMDLVDWLTANVMLPLGGLLIAIFAAWVMSRDASRAELGLPEGMGYTAWRVLVRYVTPVAVILVLFNQTGLI; translated from the coding sequence ATGGCGCGTCGCACCTCGGTCCACGGCGAGTGGTCGTCGAAAATGGCCTTCATCCTGGCGGCGACCGGTTCCGCGGTCGGGCTGGGCAACATCTGGCGTTTCCCCTATGTCACCGGCGAGAGCGGTGGCGGCGCCTTTGTCATCATCTACCTGATCTGCGTGGCCGCGGTGGGCCTGCCCATCATGATTGCCGAGATCATGCTCGGCCGGCGGGGGCGCCAGAGCCCGCTCAATACCATGCGTACCCTGGCCACGGAGGAGGGTGCGACGCCGGCCTGGCAGTACGTGGGCTGGCTGGGGATGGCCGCAGGGTTCCTGATCCTCTCCTTCTACAGCGTGGTGGCCGGCTGGACCCTGGCCTACACGGTGCGCACCGCGGCCGGCATCTTCGACGGCCAGACTGCCGACGGGGTGCAGGCCATCTTCACCAGCTTCATCGGCGACCCCGAGCGTCTGCTGGGCTGGCACACCATCTTTATGGTCATGACCATCATCGTGGTGTCGCGGGGGGTGAAGAGCGGGCTGGAGCAGGCGGTTCGCTTCCTGATGCCGGCCCTGTTCGTGCTGCTGGTGGCGATGGTGGGCTATGCCATGAACACCGGGCAGTTCGAGCAGGCCATCGATTACCTGTTCAAGCCCGATTTTTCCAAGGTGACCTGGGAGGTGGTGCTCAAAGCCATGGGCCAGGCCTTCTTCAGCTTGAGCCTGGGCATGGGTGCCATCATGATCTATGGCTCCTACCTGTCGCACACCGCGTCCATTGTGAAGACCGCAACCATCATCGCCGGCATGGATACGTTGGTGGCGGTGCTGGCCGGGCTGGCCATCTTCCCGCTGGTGTTCCAGTACGGCCTGGCGCCCTCCGGTGGACCGGGACTGATCTTCATGACCCTGCCCATCGCTTTCGGGCAGATGCCCGGCGGTGCCTTCGTGGGTGCGGCCTTCTTCCTGCTGCTGGTGTTTGCGGCCTGGACCTCGGCCATCTCGCTGATGGAGCCGGTGGTCACCTGGCTGGTGGAGAACCGGGGCATGAACCGGGTCAAGGCCTCGGCCTGGGCCGGGCTGTTTGCCTGGCTGCTGGGAGTGGTGTCGCTGTTGTCGCTGAACGTCTGGTCCGGTGAGCAGTTCCAGTTGTTCGGCATGCCGTTCATGGACCTGGTCGACTGGCTGACGGCCAATGTCATGCTGCCGCTGGGCGGGCTGCTGATCGCCATCTTTGCGGCCTGGGTGATGTCGCGGGATGCCAGCCGTGCCGAACTGGGCCTGCCGGAAGGCATGGGCTATACCGCCTGGCGGGTGCTGGTGCGCTACGTCACCCCGGTGGCGGTGATCCTGGTGCTGTTCAACCAGACCGGCCTGATCTGA
- a CDS encoding type II toxin-antitoxin system RatA family toxin, whose protein sequence is MATQIHRSALVPYSPAEMFALVSDVDAYPEFLPWCSGARVLERKGDEVRACVEISKGAVHKRFTTLNREQKNKMIEIRLLEGPFRHLEGFWRFDPLGDAACKVSLDLEFDFASRMLGMMVGPVFNQIANTLVDAFHQRAVQVYGRR, encoded by the coding sequence ATGGCGACGCAGATTCACCGTTCCGCACTGGTGCCCTACAGCCCGGCCGAAATGTTCGCGCTGGTCAGCGATGTGGATGCCTATCCCGAATTCCTGCCCTGGTGCAGCGGGGCGCGGGTGCTGGAGCGCAAGGGCGACGAGGTGCGCGCCTGTGTCGAGATCAGCAAGGGTGCGGTGCACAAGCGCTTCACCACCCTCAATCGGGAGCAGAAGAACAAGATGATCGAGATTCGCCTGCTGGAAGGACCTTTTCGCCACCTGGAAGGCTTCTGGCGTTTCGATCCCCTCGGCGACGCCGCCTGCAAGGTATCGCTCGATCTCGAGTTCGATTTTGCCAGCCGGATGCTGGGGATGATGGTCGGTCCGGTGTTCAACCAGATCGCCAATACCCTGGTCGATGCCTTCCATCAGCGTGCGGTGCAGGTCTATGGCAGGCGCTGA
- a CDS encoding RnfH family protein, with product MAGAEVMQVEVAYARPDRQLILPVEVPKGATIEQAIRLSGILEHFPEIDLEKQAVGIFGKLKKLDTPLREGDRVEIYRPLIADPKEVRKQRAAAGKRMKKGGGDL from the coding sequence ATGGCAGGCGCTGAGGTGATGCAGGTCGAGGTCGCCTATGCCCGGCCAGACCGGCAGCTCATCCTGCCCGTGGAGGTGCCGAAGGGCGCCACCATCGAGCAGGCCATCCGCCTGTCCGGCATCCTGGAGCACTTTCCCGAAATCGACCTGGAGAAGCAGGCGGTCGGCATCTTCGGCAAGCTGAAGAAGCTGGATACCCCATTGCGCGAGGGCGACCGGGTGGAGATCTACCGGCCGCTGATCGCCGACCCGAAGGAAGTCCGCAAGCAGCGTGCCGCGGCGGGCAAGCGCATGAAGAAGGGCGGCGGCGACCTCTGA
- a CDS encoding outer membrane protein assembly factor BamE, with protein MASLAGCGSVDRIPFVHRIDVQQGNVLTQEAVDQLRPGMTRRQVKFVMGTPLLMDPFHDNRWDYLYRMQPGRGEVEQKRVTLFFDGDRLVEIRGDLRPRPDAATDTAPKIATVTVPPQPRKPRGLLTRLWNWMGFGSEFDDLGVDGERRRQPASAPHAH; from the coding sequence TTGGCAAGCCTTGCCGGCTGCGGTTCCGTGGACCGGATTCCCTTCGTTCACCGCATCGACGTACAGCAGGGCAACGTGCTGACCCAGGAAGCGGTGGACCAGCTTCGCCCCGGGATGACCCGGCGCCAGGTGAAGTTCGTGATGGGCACCCCGCTGCTGATGGACCCCTTCCACGACAACCGCTGGGACTACCTGTACCGGATGCAGCCGGGCCGGGGCGAGGTCGAGCAGAAGCGCGTGACCCTCTTCTTCGACGGGGACCGGCTGGTGGAGATCCGCGGCGACCTGCGGCCCCGTCCCGATGCCGCGACCGATACCGCACCCAAGATCGCCACGGTCACGGTTCCGCCCCAGCCGCGCAAGCCGCGCGGACTGCTGACCCGCCTCTGGAACTGGATGGGGTTCGGCAGCGAGTTCGATGACCTGGGCGTGGACGGCGAACGGCGGCGCCAGCCGGCATCGGCCCCGCACGCCCACTGA
- the fur gene encoding ferric iron uptake transcriptional regulator, with protein sequence MIAQCPPPFTLSRSTGVESQDLRKAGLKVTLPRMKILEILESRDTSRHMSAEDVYKALLEAGEDIGLATVYRVLTQFEAAGLVSRHHFEGGHSVFELEQGHHHDHIVCVRCGRVDEFIDEVIEERQQAIARKAGYEMTDHSLYIYGICADCRKEQGGK encoded by the coding sequence ATGATAGCGCAATGCCCCCCGCCTTTCACACTGTCGAGGAGCACAGGCGTGGAATCCCAGGATCTCAGGAAGGCAGGGCTGAAGGTCACCCTGCCGCGCATGAAGATACTCGAAATCCTCGAGAGCCGGGACACCTCCCGGCACATGAGCGCGGAGGATGTCTACAAGGCGCTGCTCGAGGCCGGCGAGGACATCGGGCTGGCCACCGTGTACCGGGTGCTGACCCAGTTCGAGGCCGCCGGCCTGGTCAGTCGACACCATTTCGAGGGCGGTCATTCGGTGTTCGAACTGGAGCAGGGCCATCACCACGACCACATCGTGTGTGTGAGATGCGGCCGTGTGGATGAGTTCATCGACGAGGTCATCGAGGAGCGCCAGCAGGCGATCGCCCGCAAGGCCGGCTACGAGATGACCGATCACAGCCTGTACATCTACGGCATCTGCGCCGACTGCCGCAAGGAACAGGGCGGGAAATAG
- the recN gene encoding DNA repair protein RecN, producing the protein MLGHIHLRDFVLVDDLELELGTGMTALTGETGAGKSILVDALGLALGDRADSGVVRHGAERAEISVGFSLDGKPGIQAWLEAQDLADEGECLVRRVIPRDGRARAYINGRPVTLAQLRELGERLVDIHGQHEHQSLLRREVQRALLDRHGGHAERVQAVADTWRELRDCRARLEALRAAARDRAGRLELLRFHVEELRALGAEVGELARLQEEHRRLANRGRLQEATRAALHHIYEGEPSAHGLLGQALRPLEEAARLDPALGEIAELVNGALIQAREAADMLAHHADAEDEDPERLAWLDARIASLQQQARKHHVDADALPEVLAGYETELDQLDHADAHLERLEAELAELDARYREQAAALTRARRKAAGALGKAVTEAMQGLGMEGGRFEIAVTPAESPEPTRHGPDQIEFRVSANPGQPFAPLSRVASGGELSRISLAIQVIAADAGTTPVLVFDEVDTGIGGGVAEVVGRRLRELGERVQVLCVTHLPQVAVQAHHQIQVSKLSGKDQTRTRIRTLSGEERVEEVARMLGGVEVTESTLNHAREMLERAGGPSRPRRNKKRK; encoded by the coding sequence ATGCTCGGACACATCCATCTGCGCGACTTCGTCCTGGTCGATGACCTGGAGCTGGAACTCGGCACCGGCATGACCGCGCTCACCGGCGAGACCGGTGCCGGCAAGTCCATTCTGGTCGATGCCCTCGGGCTGGCGCTCGGCGACCGCGCCGACAGCGGCGTGGTGCGGCATGGCGCGGAGCGCGCCGAGATCAGCGTCGGCTTCAGCCTCGATGGCAAGCCCGGGATCCAGGCCTGGCTGGAAGCCCAGGACCTCGCCGACGAGGGCGAGTGCCTGGTGCGGCGTGTGATCCCGCGTGACGGCCGCGCCCGCGCCTACATCAATGGCCGGCCGGTCACCCTCGCCCAGCTGCGCGAGCTGGGCGAGCGGCTGGTCGACATCCACGGCCAGCACGAACACCAGTCGCTGCTGCGCCGCGAGGTCCAGCGCGCGCTGCTCGACAGACATGGCGGACATGCCGAACGGGTGCAGGCCGTCGCCGACACCTGGCGGGAACTGCGCGACTGCCGCGCCCGTCTGGAGGCGCTCCGCGCCGCCGCCCGCGACCGCGCCGGGCGCCTCGAGCTGCTTCGCTTTCATGTCGAGGAACTGCGTGCCCTGGGTGCCGAGGTCGGGGAACTGGCCCGATTGCAGGAGGAGCACCGCAGGCTGGCCAACCGGGGCCGGCTGCAGGAGGCCACCCGCGCCGCGCTCCACCATATTTATGAAGGCGAGCCCAGCGCCCACGGCCTGCTCGGCCAGGCGCTGCGCCCGCTGGAAGAGGCGGCCCGGCTGGACCCGGCCCTCGGCGAGATCGCCGAGCTGGTGAACGGGGCACTGATCCAGGCACGCGAGGCCGCCGACATGCTCGCTCACCATGCGGATGCGGAGGACGAGGATCCCGAGCGACTGGCCTGGCTGGATGCGCGCATCGCCAGCCTGCAGCAGCAGGCCCGCAAGCATCATGTCGATGCCGACGCCCTGCCCGAGGTGCTGGCCGGCTACGAGACCGAGCTGGACCAGCTCGACCATGCCGACGCGCACCTGGAACGGCTGGAGGCCGAACTGGCCGAACTCGACGCCCGCTACCGCGAACAGGCCGCCGCCCTCACCCGCGCCCGGCGGAAGGCGGCCGGCGCGCTGGGCAAGGCCGTGACCGAGGCCATGCAGGGGCTGGGCATGGAGGGCGGCCGCTTCGAGATTGCGGTCACGCCAGCGGAATCCCCCGAGCCGACCCGCCATGGCCCGGACCAGATCGAATTCCGGGTCAGCGCCAACCCGGGACAGCCGTTCGCGCCCCTGTCGCGGGTCGCCTCCGGCGGCGAGCTGTCACGCATCAGCCTCGCCATCCAGGTCATCGCCGCCGACGCCGGCACCACGCCGGTGCTGGTGTTCGACGAGGTCGACACCGGCATCGGCGGCGGTGTCGCCGAAGTCGTCGGCCGCCGCCTGCGCGAACTCGGGGAACGGGTGCAGGTGCTGTGCGTCACCCACCTGCCGCAGGTCGCGGTGCAGGCTCACCACCAGATCCAGGTAAGCAAGCTCTCCGGCAAGGACCAGACCCGGACCCGCATCCGTACGCTCTCCGGCGAGGAACGGGTAGAGGAAGTCGCGCGCATGCTGGGGGGCGTGGAAGTGACCGAATCGACCCTCAATCACGCCCGCGAGATGCTGGAACGCGCGGGTGGGCCGTCCAGACCGCGCCGGAACAAGAAAAGAAAATAG
- a CDS encoding NAD(+) kinase produces the protein MLLSATMKDIFKRIGIIGKFGDPNVADTLAALVDYLKRRRLEVLLDTSAAERLPPDTAEVLERQALAEAVDLVIVVGGDGTLLNAARSVADAGVPLLGINLGRLGFLADVSPEQMTPELDRILDGNFTAEDRTLLHARVLRGGQVVAESDALNDVVVHKWDIARMIELEVHIDGRLLHTQRSDGIIVSTPTGSTAYALSGGGPILHPTLNAIGLVPICPHTLNNRPIVIGDTAEIEIVLRNGAYTQAQITCDGQINFGLLPEDRVRIRRKGKPLKLIHPPDYDYFGILRAKFRWGEQA, from the coding sequence GTGCTACTGTCTGCGACCATGAAGGACATCTTCAAGCGCATCGGCATCATCGGGAAATTCGGCGATCCCAACGTCGCCGACACCCTCGCCGCGCTGGTCGACTACCTGAAGCGGCGCCGGCTGGAGGTGCTGCTCGACACCAGCGCGGCCGAGCGCCTGCCCCCGGACACGGCCGAGGTGCTGGAACGCCAGGCGCTGGCCGAGGCCGTGGACCTGGTGATCGTGGTCGGCGGCGACGGCACCCTCCTCAATGCCGCGCGCAGCGTGGCCGACGCCGGCGTGCCCCTGCTGGGCATCAACCTGGGCCGGCTGGGGTTCCTGGCCGATGTCTCGCCGGAACAGATGACCCCGGAACTGGACCGCATCCTCGACGGCAACTTCACCGCCGAGGACCGGACCCTGCTGCATGCCCGGGTCCTGCGCGGCGGCCAGGTGGTGGCCGAGAGCGATGCCCTCAACGACGTGGTCGTGCACAAGTGGGACATCGCGCGCATGATCGAACTCGAGGTGCACATCGACGGCCGCCTGCTGCACACCCAGCGCTCGGACGGCATCATCGTCTCCACCCCCACCGGCTCCACCGCCTATGCCCTGTCCGGCGGCGGCCCCATCCTGCACCCGACCCTCAACGCCATCGGCCTGGTGCCCATCTGCCCGCACACGCTCAACAACCGGCCCATCGTCATCGGCGATACCGCGGAGATCGAGATCGTGCTGCGCAACGGCGCCTACACCCAGGCCCAGATCACCTGCGACGGCCAGATCAACTTCGGCCTGCTGCCGGAGGACCGGGTGCGCATTCGCCGCAAGGGCAAGCCGCTGAAGCTCATCCATCCGCCCGACTATGACTATTTCGGCATCCTGCGCGCCAAGTTCCGATGGGGCGAGCAGGCCTGA
- the hrcA gene encoding heat-inducible transcriptional repressor HrcA: protein MARSPAKKTAADRDGTLLNERAQQLLRVLVERYIDSGEPVGSRTLARDSGLDLSPATVRNVMADLEELGFVRSPHTSAGRMPTVRGYRFFVDSLLQVQPLDSEQVAALRRELHPEVNHDRLVASASSLLSGITRMAGVVTLPRREHAALRRLDFLPLSGNRVLVILIFNEGEVQNRIIQTDRAYSAAELEQAANLLNSLFAGKDIAEVRASLIEDMRRARQDMNELMNTAVEMAERVFIKEEAAEDEDVVVAGQTNLMTFRELGDVEKLRNLFEVFNSKRDLLHLLDQSLSAEGVQIFIGEESGYQVLDECSVVTAPYSVEGEVVGVLGVIGPTRMAYDRVIPIVDATARLLGAALNPRT, encoded by the coding sequence GTGGCCAGAAGCCCCGCCAAGAAGACTGCCGCCGATCGGGACGGGACGCTGCTCAACGAGCGTGCCCAGCAGCTCCTGCGCGTGCTGGTGGAACGTTACATAGACAGCGGCGAGCCGGTCGGCTCGCGGACGCTGGCGCGCGACTCCGGGCTGGACCTGAGCCCGGCCACGGTGCGCAATGTCATGGCCGACCTGGAGGAGCTGGGCTTCGTGCGCTCGCCGCACACCTCCGCCGGCCGCATGCCCACGGTACGCGGTTACCGCTTCTTCGTAGACAGCCTGCTCCAGGTACAGCCGCTCGATTCCGAGCAGGTGGCCGCGCTGCGCCGCGAGCTGCACCCCGAGGTGAACCACGACCGCCTGGTGGCCAGCGCCTCCTCGCTGCTCTCCGGCATCACCCGCATGGCCGGTGTGGTCACGCTGCCGCGCCGCGAGCATGCCGCCCTGCGCCGGCTCGATTTCCTGCCGCTGTCGGGCAACCGGGTGCTGGTGATCCTCATCTTCAACGAGGGTGAGGTCCAGAACCGCATCATCCAGACCGATCGCGCCTATTCCGCCGCCGAGCTGGAGCAGGCCGCCAACCTGCTCAATTCGCTGTTTGCCGGAAAGGACATCGCTGAGGTGCGCGCCAGCCTGATCGAGGACATGCGTCGGGCCCGGCAGGACATGAACGAACTGATGAACACCGCCGTGGAGATGGCCGAGCGGGTGTTCATCAAGGAGGAGGCCGCCGAGGACGAGGACGTGGTCGTCGCCGGGCAGACCAACCTGATGACCTTCCGCGAGCTTGGCGATGTGGAAAAGCTCCGTAACCTGTTCGAGGTCTTCAACAGCAAGCGTGATCTGCTGCACCTGCTCGACCAGTCGCTGTCCGCCGAGGGGGTGCAAATCTTCATCGGCGAGGAGTCGGGTTACCAGGTGCTCGACGAGTGCTCCGTGGTCACGGCACCCTATTCGGTGGAGGGCGAGGTGGTCGGCGTGCTGGGCGTCATCGGCCCGACGCGGATGGCCTACGACCGGGTGATTCCCATCGTGGATGCCACCGCGCGATTGCTCGGTGCGGCCTTGAATCCCAGGACTTGA
- the grpE gene encoding nucleotide exchange factor GrpE, which translates to MSEEQQVSGQEAESAGAEQPATQDPGELHALLEDARSKADEHWNQLLRLQAELDNLRKRAERDVAQAHKFGLEKFAGELLPVKDSLEMGIAAASEGDNIDAAKLKEGSELTLKMLGDVLEKFGIREINPEGEKFNPEFHEAMSMQERTDVEPNTVVTVVQKGYLLNDRLLRPAMVIVAKAPAGSA; encoded by the coding sequence ATGTCCGAAGAGCAACAGGTTTCCGGTCAGGAGGCCGAATCGGCCGGCGCGGAACAGCCCGCGACCCAGGACCCGGGCGAACTGCACGCGCTGCTGGAGGATGCCCGCAGCAAGGCCGACGAGCACTGGAACCAGCTGCTGCGGCTGCAGGCGGAACTGGACAACCTGCGCAAGCGCGCCGAGCGTGACGTGGCCCAGGCGCACAAGTTCGGGCTGGAGAAGTTCGCCGGCGAGCTGCTGCCGGTGAAGGACAGCCTGGAGATGGGCATCGCCGCCGCCTCCGAGGGAGACAACATCGACGCTGCCAAGCTCAAGGAGGGCAGCGAGCTGACCCTGAAGATGCTCGGCGACGTGCTGGAGAAGTTCGGCATCCGGGAGATCAATCCCGAAGGCGAGAAGTTCAATCCCGAGTTTCACGAGGCCATGTCCATGCAGGAACGCACCGACGTGGAACCCAATACGGTAGTGACGGTGGTCCAGAAGGGCTACCTGCTCAACGACCGGCTGTTGCGGCCGGCGATGGTGATCGTGGCCAAGGCGCCCGCGGGTTCGGCTTGA
- the dnaK gene encoding molecular chaperone DnaK: MGKIIGIDLGTTNSCVAVMEGGKPRVIENSEGDRTTPSIVAFTDDGEVLVGQAAKRQAVTNPENTLFAIKRLIGRKFEDPEVQKDIELVPYKIVKADNGDAWVEVKGKKMAPPEISARVLQKMKKTAEDYLGEEVTEAVITVPAYFNDSQRQATKDAGKIAGLDVKRIINEPTAAALAYGMDKKRGDQKVAVYDLGGGTFDISIIEIADVDGEHQFEVLSTNGDTFLGGEDFDKRLIDYLADEFQKDQGIDLRGDPLAMQRLKEAAEKAKIELSSSNQTDVNLPYITADASGPKHLNIKVTRAKLESLVEDLISRTIEPCKTALKDAGLSVGEVDEVILVGGQTRMPKVQEAVKAFFGKEPRKDVNPDEAVAIGAAIQGGVLGGEVKDVLLLDVTPLSLGIETLGGVMTKLIEKNTTIPTKATQVFSTADDNQTAVTVHVLQGEREMASANKSLGRFDLTDIPPAPRGVPQIEVTFDIDANGILNVSAKDKGTGKEQKIVIKASSGLSEDEIEKMVKDAEAHAEEDRKFHELVDARNQADNLIHATRKSLTDLGDKVEAGEKSAIEDAIKALEEVMKGDDKAAIEAKTQALAELSGKLAQKVYEQQQGAGGGAGAQQAGAEQAETTTAGGDDVVDAEFEEVDDNKK; the protein is encoded by the coding sequence ATGGGAAAAATCATCGGCATCGATCTGGGCACCACCAACTCCTGCGTGGCCGTCATGGAGGGTGGCAAGCCCCGCGTCATCGAGAACAGCGAGGGTGATCGCACCACGCCCTCGATCGTCGCCTTCACCGACGACGGCGAGGTGCTGGTCGGCCAGGCGGCCAAGCGCCAGGCGGTCACCAACCCGGAAAACACCCTGTTCGCGATCAAGCGGCTGATCGGGCGCAAGTTCGAGGATCCGGAAGTACAGAAGGACATCGAGCTGGTGCCCTACAAGATCGTCAAGGCGGACAACGGCGACGCCTGGGTCGAGGTCAAGGGCAAGAAGATGGCCCCGCCGGAGATCTCGGCGCGCGTGCTGCAGAAGATGAAGAAGACCGCCGAGGACTATCTCGGCGAGGAAGTGACCGAGGCCGTCATCACGGTTCCGGCCTACTTCAACGACTCGCAGCGCCAGGCGACCAAGGACGCCGGCAAGATCGCCGGCCTGGATGTCAAGCGCATCATCAACGAGCCGACCGCGGCCGCGCTGGCCTATGGCATGGACAAGAAGCGTGGCGACCAGAAGGTGGCCGTGTACGACCTGGGTGGTGGCACCTTCGACATCTCCATCATCGAGATCGCCGATGTCGACGGCGAGCACCAGTTCGAGGTGCTGTCCACCAACGGCGACACCTTCCTGGGCGGCGAGGACTTCGACAAGCGCCTGATCGACTATCTGGCCGACGAATTCCAGAAGGACCAGGGCATCGACCTGCGCGGTGATCCGCTGGCCATGCAACGGCTCAAGGAAGCGGCCGAGAAGGCCAAGATCGAGCTGTCGTCCAGCAATCAGACCGACGTCAACCTGCCCTACATCACGGCGGACGCGAGCGGACCCAAGCACCTCAACATCAAGGTGACGCGGGCCAAGCTGGAATCGCTGGTCGAGGATCTCATTAGCCGCACCATCGAGCCCTGCAAGACCGCGCTCAAGGATGCCGGCCTGTCGGTGGGCGAGGTCGACGAGGTGATCCTGGTCGGCGGCCAGACCCGCATGCCCAAGGTGCAGGAAGCGGTGAAGGCGTTCTTCGGCAAGGAGCCGCGCAAGGATGTCAACCCGGACGAGGCCGTGGCCATCGGTGCCGCGATCCAGGGCGGCGTGCTGGGTGGCGAGGTCAAGGACGTGCTGCTGCTCGACGTGACCCCGCTGAGCCTCGGCATCGAGACCCTGGGCGGTGTCATGACCAAGCTGATCGAGAAGAACACCACCATCCCTACCAAGGCGACGCAGGTGTTCTCGACCGCCGACGACAACCAGACCGCGGTGACCGTGCACGTGCTGCAGGGCGAGCGCGAGATGGCCAGCGCCAACAAGTCGCTGGGCCGCTTCGACCTGACCGACATCCCGCCCGCACCGCGCGGCGTGCCGCAGATCGAGGTCACCTTCGACATCGATGCCAACGGCATCCTCAACGTGTCCGCCAAGGACAAGGGCACGGGCAAGGAGCAGAAGATCGTCATCAAGGCCTCGTCGGGCCTGTCCGAGGACGAGATCGAGAAGATGGTCAAGGATGCCGAGGCCCATGCCGAGGAAGACCGCAAGTTCCACGAGCTGGTGGACGCCCGCAACCAGGCCGACAACCTGATCCACGCGACCCGCAAGTCGCTCACGGACCTGGGTGACAAGGTCGAGGCCGGCGAGAAGTCCGCCATCGAGGACGCCATCAAGGCGCTGGAAGAAGTCATGAAGGGCGACGACAAGGCGGCCATCGAGGCCAAGACCCAGGCCCTGGCGGAACTCTCGGGCAAGCTGGCCCAGAAGGTCTACGAGCAGCAGCAGGGTGCTGGCGGCGGTGCCGGTGCCCAGCAGGCGGGCGCCGAGCAGGCCGAGACCACCACGGCTGGTGGGGACGATGTCGTCGATGCCGAGTTCGAGGAAGTCGACGACAACAAGAAGTGA